The following proteins are encoded in a genomic region of Galbibacter sp. BG1:
- the bshC gene encoding bacillithiol biosynthesis cysteine-adding enzyme BshC: MPTNYISFKETGYFSNLICDYLEEKDSLKPFYHRFPHLENFKLQIEEKGKAFPKKNRVVLAEVLEQQYSSIETSKTTLQHINNLKEENTFTIVTGHQLNLFTGPLYFLYKIVSTINLAKQLQERYPDQNFVPIYWMATEDHDFEEINFFNFRGKKFQWQGPETKESGGAVGNLPTDGLEQVFQLFSQELGIGNNAETLKNWFKQAYLEHDNLTDATRFLANKLFGENGLVIIDAADKRLKELFIPHMENELFQQDSQKAVTDTIDKFNKIDASYKIQVNPREINLFYKEGLRERIVEVDGSYQVFETDISWSKEELKEHLQQHPERFSPNVMTRPLYQEVILPNLCYIGGGGELAYWLELKSFFETADVPFPMLLLRNSALVITEKQAKKLEKLNITLSQLFLKRHSFINRKVREISNIDINFDQQKEHLVQQFEEMYRLATLTDKSFLGAVKAQEVKQLKGLEHLERRLLKAQKKKLADQVSRMTDLQNELFPNQSLQERTDNFANIYDEFGTKFINVLFAELDPLRQEFVVITL, encoded by the coding sequence ATGCCAACAAATTATATATCATTTAAAGAAACAGGATATTTTTCGAATCTTATTTGCGATTACCTGGAAGAAAAAGATTCCTTAAAACCTTTTTACCATCGGTTTCCTCATTTAGAAAATTTCAAACTTCAAATAGAAGAAAAAGGCAAGGCTTTCCCTAAGAAAAATCGGGTCGTATTGGCAGAAGTACTGGAGCAACAGTACAGTTCCATAGAAACCTCAAAAACTACTTTACAACATATTAACAATCTAAAAGAAGAGAATACTTTTACCATTGTTACCGGGCATCAATTGAATCTATTTACCGGCCCCCTATATTTTCTATACAAAATTGTTTCTACTATTAATTTGGCCAAACAGCTTCAAGAGAGGTATCCCGACCAGAATTTTGTTCCCATCTATTGGATGGCCACCGAAGATCATGATTTCGAAGAAATAAACTTTTTTAATTTCCGAGGTAAAAAATTTCAATGGCAAGGGCCAGAAACCAAAGAAAGTGGCGGTGCTGTTGGCAACCTCCCAACCGATGGTTTAGAACAAGTATTTCAATTGTTCAGTCAAGAATTGGGCATTGGAAATAATGCCGAAACCCTTAAAAATTGGTTTAAACAAGCCTATCTAGAGCACGACAATCTAACAGATGCAACGCGGTTTTTAGCCAATAAATTGTTTGGGGAAAACGGACTTGTAATTATTGATGCGGCCGACAAACGTTTGAAAGAATTATTTATCCCTCATATGGAAAATGAATTGTTTCAACAGGATTCCCAAAAAGCAGTTACCGATACCATAGATAAGTTCAACAAGATTGATGCATCCTATAAAATTCAGGTAAACCCTAGAGAGATCAACCTATTTTACAAAGAAGGGTTACGGGAACGCATCGTGGAAGTAGATGGCAGTTACCAAGTTTTTGAAACCGATATTTCTTGGAGCAAAGAAGAATTAAAAGAACATTTGCAACAACATCCAGAGAGATTTTCCCCAAATGTAATGACACGCCCGCTTTACCAAGAAGTTATATTGCCTAACCTTTGCTATATTGGGGGAGGTGGTGAATTGGCATACTGGTTGGAGTTAAAAAGCTTTTTTGAAACTGCTGATGTCCCCTTTCCAATGCTTTTGTTGAGGAATTCTGCCTTGGTAATTACCGAAAAACAAGCCAAAAAACTCGAAAAACTAAATATTACACTTTCTCAATTATTTTTAAAACGGCATTCTTTTATCAACAGAAAAGTTCGGGAAATAAGTAATATTGATATTAATTTCGACCAACAAAAAGAGCATTTGGTACAACAGTTTGAAGAAATGTATCGTTTGGCAACGCTTACGGACAAATCGTTTTTGGGTGCGGTAAAAGCTCAAGAGGTAAAACAGTTAAAAGGATTGGAGCATTTGGAAAGGCGGCTATTAAAAGCACAAAAGAAAAAATTGGCAGATCAGGTTTCTAGAATGACCGATTTGCAGAATGAATTATTCCCCAATCAGTCCCTACAAGAACGCACGGACAATTTTGCCAATATTTATGATGAATTTGGAACAAAATTTATAAATGTTCTTTTTGCTGAATTAGATCCATTACGACAAGAATTTGTAGTAATTACCTTATAA
- a CDS encoding BamA/TamA family outer membrane protein, producing the protein MQKYILIASFLLFTQFLQSQTVQKDSVDTKSVEDKRFDLTIMPFLSYNRNLEFMFGAIPMAMYRLQKNDTISPKSISGLSAVYTTNSSYFISVFNRFFFNEDRWRAKMFFITGDYNSQFFMQDEEVTPGFYDYGTKATVFSIGFQRRIIEDLYGGLTYTYAHYDTVYEDDVQPPSIVETNAIELNTLYDSRDNVYYPKKGEKVSLRYIAFPEWFGNEFTANKILTEYNKYIGMKNGRDVLAARFSGKFGLGDIAFQQQVTIGGKDIRGYSQGEFRGDGLMALQGEYRYNFAKKMGLVGFAGLATIYGSDTEDFNWGLYPGAGVGYRYQAFKKVKFNIGIDAAVGKDDWGVYFRIGEAF; encoded by the coding sequence ATGCAAAAGTATATATTAATAGCGTCTTTTCTCCTTTTTACGCAATTTCTTCAATCTCAAACGGTACAAAAAGATTCTGTAGACACTAAATCTGTTGAAGACAAGCGGTTCGATCTTACCATAATGCCATTCTTGAGCTATAACCGAAATTTGGAATTTATGTTTGGAGCCATTCCTATGGCGATGTATAGACTACAGAAGAACGATACTATTTCACCAAAATCCATTTCTGGTCTTTCTGCGGTTTACACTACCAACAGCTCTTATTTTATTTCTGTTTTTAATCGGTTTTTCTTTAATGAAGATCGTTGGCGGGCAAAAATGTTTTTTATAACAGGAGATTACAACTCCCAATTTTTTATGCAGGATGAGGAGGTTACTCCTGGTTTTTACGATTACGGCACCAAAGCCACCGTTTTTAGTATCGGTTTTCAGCGTAGAATTATCGAAGATTTATATGGAGGGTTGACCTATACCTATGCACATTACGATACGGTTTATGAAGACGATGTACAACCACCTTCCATTGTGGAGACCAATGCTATTGAATTAAACACGCTTTACGATTCCCGGGATAATGTATACTATCCTAAAAAAGGCGAAAAGGTTTCGCTTAGATATATTGCCTTTCCTGAATGGTTTGGGAACGAATTTACAGCCAATAAAATCCTTACGGAATATAATAAATATATCGGGATGAAAAATGGTAGGGATGTGTTAGCGGCGCGATTTTCTGGAAAATTTGGCTTGGGGGACATTGCTTTCCAACAACAGGTTACTATTGGAGGGAAAGATATTCGTGGATATTCGCAAGGGGAGTTTCGTGGAGACGGACTCATGGCGTTGCAAGGAGAATACCGTTATAACTTTGCCAAAAAAATGGGATTGGTAGGTTTTGCGGGTCTTGCCACTATTTATGGGTCGGATACGGAAGATTTTAACTGGGGATTGTACCCTGGTGCTGGGGTAGGATATCGATACCAGGCTTTTAAAAAAGTGAAATTTAATATTGGAATAGATGCCGCCGTTGGAAAAGATGATTGGGGCGTATATTTTAGAATCGGAGAGGCATTTTAA
- a CDS encoding GNAT family N-acetyltransferase — protein MKLSFKIIEEKHLPLIKEIYDWYIANSTATFHTEPISLDELKELLYFDHHLYHSFLIYANDELAGYCFTTHFKKRQAYDRTAEVTIYLKNGYEGKGIGKKSLLFIEEKAKANGIKNLLGIITGDNIGSIALFEKCGYSICSRFKNAGEKFGRILDVLGFQKEI, from the coding sequence ATGAAATTATCTTTTAAAATAATTGAAGAAAAACATCTTCCTTTGATTAAGGAAATCTATGATTGGTATATAGCAAATTCAACCGCTACTTTTCATACAGAACCCATTTCTTTAGATGAATTAAAAGAACTCTTATATTTTGATCATCACTTATACCATTCATTTTTAATTTATGCCAACGACGAATTGGCTGGATATTGTTTTACAACCCATTTTAAAAAGCGCCAAGCCTACGACCGAACTGCCGAGGTTACTATTTACCTTAAAAACGGATATGAAGGTAAGGGAATAGGCAAAAAATCTCTTCTTTTTATAGAAGAAAAAGCCAAAGCTAATGGTATTAAAAATCTGCTAGGTATTATTACAGGGGATAATATTGGCAGTATTGCCCTTTTCGAAAAATGCGGATATTCAATATGTTCAAGATTTAAAAATGCTGGGGAAAAATTTGGTAGAATTCTGGACGTGTTAGGCTTTCAAAAGGAGATATAA
- a CDS encoding non-canonical purine NTP diphosphatase translates to MKLVFATHNKNKLAEVQAMIPSHIELLSLDDIGCHEEIEETGKTIEENAAIKANYVFEKYEISCFADDTGLEVSSLDGAPGVYSARYAGAQKNSEDNIDKLLKEMEGKKDRSGRFKTVISLRTDRERIIFNGIVSGEITSERKGSNGFGYDPIFKPEGYTQTFAELSSEEKNKISHRAKAMEQLIDYLKG, encoded by the coding sequence ATGAAACTCGTTTTTGCTACCCATAATAAGAATAAACTAGCTGAAGTACAGGCTATGATACCTTCCCACATAGAATTATTAAGCCTCGACGATATTGGCTGCCATGAAGAAATAGAAGAAACTGGAAAAACAATTGAAGAGAATGCTGCCATAAAAGCAAACTATGTATTTGAAAAATATGAAATAAGCTGCTTTGCAGATGATACCGGACTCGAAGTTAGCAGTTTGGATGGTGCACCTGGGGTATATTCTGCAAGGTATGCTGGAGCTCAAAAAAATTCAGAAGACAATATCGATAAGCTTTTAAAAGAAATGGAAGGCAAAAAAGACCGTTCGGGTAGATTTAAGACTGTTATCTCCCTTCGTACAGATCGAGAACGCATTATATTTAATGGAATAGTCTCTGGTGAAATTACCTCCGAGAGAAAAGGAAGCAATGGCTTTGGTTACGACCCTATTTTTAAACCAGAAGGATACACACAAACTTTCGCTGAATTGTCTTCAGAAGAAAAAAATAAAATTAGTCATCGTGCTAAAGCGATGGAACAGCTCATAGATTACTTAAAAGGCTAA